The sequence GGTGTGGAGCTTCATCTGGTCGAGAAGTTCCCTGCGGAGGCCGCACCGGCGCGGGTCACTGTGACGGTCACCGGTCAGGTTTGAGGCAGATCGGGTCTGGCGTCGGGCGGGTTTGAGGCCGATCGGGTCTGGCACCGGCAGGCCTGACGGCGGTCCGGTCGAGCACCGGGCAGGCCTGACGACGGTCCGGAGGCTCGTTGCCGAGACCTTGGGGGCTTGCTTGGTCATGCGGGGAGGCTCAGCAGGGCGAGCGGGGTGGAGGTCGGTTCCTCGGAGCCGCCCTCCGGCTCGACGGTGACCCCCATACCCGAAGCCCCGTCGACGGCGCCTCGCATCAAGACGGCCTGACTGGTGCGTGCGGGGTCCATCAGACCGGCGGAACGCATGGTGCCACCGTCATCGAACCACAGCTGGTAGACCTTGCCCCGAGGCGGCTCGGTCATCCCGGAAGCCATGAAGACTGCCCTGTCACGGCTGTCGGAGACGACGACGGTGCCGGTGGCGCCGCCGGCCAGTTTCACGGTGCGGCTCCTGGCGTCCGGGGCCGTGAGTACGGCCGCGATGCCGGTTGCTCCCCGGTCGGCCCGCCGCGCCTGCTCCAAGGCGTCCTCGGCACGTTCGTGCTGCCACACCGCGGTACCGCCGAGCGCGGCGGCCGCCGCGAGGCAAGCGGCCAGTGCCCAGCGCGACACCGGACGTCCGCGCCGCTTCGCACGTGCGCGGCGCGGCAGGGTCGGGCCGCCGGATGCCTCCTGCCTGACGGTGGTGATCTGCTGGAGTACGCGTTCCCGCACGACGGGGCGGGGCGTCACGGAGACGGCGAGTCCCAGACGCGCGGCAGTGGCGGACAGCTCGGCGGTCTCCTGCGCGCACGGCTCGCACTCCCTGAGGTGTCGCTCGAATGCCTCGCGCTCCTCGTCGGACAGGGCGTGCAGCGCGTAGGCACCGGTCAGTGTGTGCAGATCCGCGGTGCTCACGCGGTCACCCCCAGGCAGTCGCGCAGCCGTATGAGGCCGTCCCTCAGACGGGTCTTGACCGTTCCCAGCGGAAGAGCCAGGACTTCGGCCACCTCCCGGTAGGTCAGCCCCCGGTAGTACGCGAGATCGACGGACTGGCGCTGGATGTCGGTCAGGGTGCGCAGACAGCGGCGCACCTGCTCCCGCTCCAGCCGTGCCTCCACCTGCTCGGTCACCTCGTCGTACTCGGACTTGGGTTCCAGTCGGGCCGCCTTTTGGTCCCGGGCCACCGCGGCCTCCACCGAGCGCACACGGTCGACCGCCCTCTGGTGGGCCATCGTGAGAACCCAGTTGATCACCGTGCCACGGTCGGAACGAAAGCGCGGGGCGGTGCGCCACACCTCCACCAGCACCTCCTGGGCCACTTCCTCCGACTGGGCCCGGTCACGCAGGACCGCGCGGACCACGCCCAGGACCGGGCCCACCACAGCGTCGTACACGGAGGCGAACGCCTGCTCGTCACCCAGGGCCACACGCCCCATCAGCTCCTGCAGATCAGGTTCGGCCGAGTGGTGCCTGCCGATCTGGGCGACTTCGTTCACCGGGGCCCTCCCTCGCTAGGACATGTGTCGAAGGACATCCGTAAAGACATCTCCGGACGTAATCCGATGCCGGGGTCCCTGCGGATTGGTCCCGCCCATCCATGAAATCGCAGGTGAAGCCCGACGGCGCGGGCAGGCGGACGAGAGTGTGAACGGGCGCGTGTGTGAACGGGCGTCCCCTCGGCCTGCCGACCAAGCCGGCGGCCGGTCGGCAACGAATGACCAGTGAGACGCGTTCAGTGAGCGATGGATACGGCGGATGCGGTGGATGCAGCAGCCGGTCTCGACGCGAGCAACGAGAACACGACAGCTCGACAGGCGACAGGCGACAGGCGACAGGCAGGAGTAGGGATGACAGTGCACGAGCAGGCTTCCACCGCTGATCCGGCGGGCGCGCACGCTCCCGCGCTGGCGGTGCGGCATCTCCCGCGCTCACCTCGTGCCGCCGTCGTGTTCCTGCACGGCGGCAGGGCCGACAGCCGGGCCCGGTCCCGTCCCTGGCACCTCGCGGCCCTGCGTATGAAGCCCGTCGTGCGAGCCGTCGCCCATGCGATACCCGACGACGACGTCCTGCTGGCAGAGGTGCGCTACCGCGTACGGGGGTGGAACGGGGGTGACGCGGACTCCCTGCGGGACGCGCGGCGGGCGCTCGATGAACTCCGCCGCATCGCTCCGGATGTCCCGGTCGTCCTCGTCGGCCACTCGATGGGCGGCCGGGCCGCCCTGCGTGCCGCGGGCGCACCGCAGGTCCGCGGCGTCCTGGCGTTGGCTCCCTGGTGCCCCGACGGCGAGCCGGTTGCGCAACTGCGGGACAAGGAGGTCGTCGTGCTGCACGGGGACCGCGACCGCGTCACGGACCCCCGGCTGTCCAAGGCGTTCGTGCACCGTGCCCGTGCCGTGGGCTGCCGGGCGTCGTTCGTGGGCATGGCGGGCGGTGACCACGCGATGCTCCGCCACACCGGGGAGTGGCACCGCGTCGCGGCCTCCACCGCCCTGGAGATGCTGCCGCCCGCTACCGGGGCGTCAGCACACGGAACTCGTTGCCGTCCGGATCGGCCATCGCCACGCCGCTGATGTCACCCGTGATCTCGCCGCTTATCTCACCCGTGATCTCGCCGCTTGTCTCGCCCTGACCCGTGTCGATGCGCTTCGCCCCGAGGGAGAGCAGGCGGTCGACCTCTGCCTCCCGGTCGCCGTGGACGGCCGGAGCGAGGTCGAAGCGCAACCGGTCCCTGCCTGTCCTCGGCAGCAGCGGCGGGCCGCCCCACGTGATCTTCGGTCCGCCGTGCGGGGAGCGGATCGCGGTCTCCTGGTCCTGGTCCCAGACCAGGGGCCACCCGAGTGCTTCGCTCCAGAAGTACCCGACTTCCTGCGAGCCGTCGCAGGCCAGCGCTCCGATGAAGCCGCAGTCGGCGAGGAAGTTGTTGCCGGGCTCGATGACGCAGAACTCGTTGCCTTCGGGATCGGCGAGCACCACATGTTTCTCTTCCGGCAGCTGGCCGATGTCGATGTGTTGTGCGCCCAGTCCCAGCGCCCGCTCCACCGTCTGCCGCTGATCCTCCAGGGACGTACTCGTCAGATCGAAGTGCATCCGGTTCTGGCCGACCTTCTCCTCCTGGGACGGCAGGAAACGGAGTCGGAACCCGGTGTCGTCGCTGGGCAGGAGCGCGATGCCGTCGTGTGGCTCGTCGACCGTCTCCCAGCCGAGAACTCCTGACCAGAACCGCGCGAGGCTCGCGGGCCGACTCGCGTCGAAGCTGAGCGCGAACAGGTGACAACTCGTCGTTCGGTCCATTTCCGGTCCCCCTGACTACCGCTGGCGGCGGGCACGTCGTCAGCCCCTCTCACAGGAGCCTAGGGGCGCGCCTCCGTCACCCGCATCCAGGTTTCGCGGGCGATCAGACCGAAGGACGGGAGGTCGAGCCGACATCGGAGCCAGGACCGGAGCCCGGTTCAGAGCCTGAGCCCGGTTCAGAGCCAGAACCAGGGCCGGAGTCGGAGTCGGAGTCGGAGTCGGAGTCGGAGTCGGAGTCGGAGTCGGTCGAGTGTGCGGCGCGGTCGGGCCAGATGCCCACATGGTCCGGTTCCGCTGTCAGGCGGACGCGGCCGCGCAGACCGTAACGCTCCACGTGGTCCCGGGGCAGTTGGAGGCGCCCGGCGCGGTCCAGGACGGTGTACTCCTCGGCACCCCCGCCGCCGGGCCCGCGCAGTGTCTCCGTCGACGTACGGCCGTCACGGATGCGGACCGTGCGGCGGACCTGCCCGGAGACCAGGGGGTCATGGGTGACGACGAGGACGGTGGCACCGAGTTCCTCGTTGGCGCGGCGCAGTGCCGCGAAGACCTCCTCGCCGCTCGCGGTGTCGAGTTCGCCGGTGGGTTCGTCGGCGAGCAGCACCCGCGGCGCGTTGGCCGTGGCGACCGCGACGGCGACGCGCTGCTGTTCGCCCCCGGAGAGTTCGGCCGGGCGACGGTCGCGGCAGTACGCGACGCCGAGTACGTCGAGGAGTTCGGCGGCGCGCGCGGCACGCTTGCGGCGCGGTACCCGCAGGTACTTCATCGGCAGCGCCACGTTCTCCAGCGCCGTCAGATACGGCAGCAGGTTGCGTCCCGTCTGCTGCCACACGAATCCGACCGTGTGCCGGCGGTAGCCGAGCCGCTCGCGCCGTCGCAGGGCGAGCAGGTCGTGCCCGGCGACCCGGGCGCGGCCCGCCGTGGGCAGATCGAGGCCGGAGAGGATGGACAGCAGGGTCGACTTGCCGGATCCGGAGGCGCCGACGAGCGCCATGCACTCGCCCTCCTCGACGACGAGGTCGAGGCCTTGGAGAGCCTGTACCTCGACCTCGTCGGTGCGGTAGACGCGGACCAGGTTGTCGCAGACGACGAGCGCGTCGTCCGCGTCCGCGTGCGTGCGCCGGGCGTCGCGGGCGCGCTCCTCCAGCCGCCGCAGATCGTTCACCTGCCGCAGATCGCCGAGTTGCCGCAGACCGCCCTCGTACGGGCTCTCGTGCGGTGGATTCCCGTGCGGGTCAGTCACCGTTTCTCCCCAGTCGCAGGACCGCGCCGAGCCCGCGGCGCCGTCCGATCCAGGTCTCCACGCCGACCGCCGCGAACACCAGCGCTCCCACCCCCGCGCCCAGGGCGGCGGTCAGCAACAGGTCGGGGTGGGGTGTGGGGGCGGCGGGCCCGCCCGTGAACTCCCGCAGGTCCAGGGCCGGTCCGAGCAGCGCGGGCAGCGTCAGCCCCAGTGCGATGCCGCCCGTCACGGCCGCCAGCACCATCGGCAGCAGTTGCAGCAGGTGCAGCCCCGAGGTGGCCCGGTCGCCCAGGCCGAGGGTGCGCAGATACGCGGTGGTGCGGCCGCGTGCCGGTGCGGACAGCAGCAGTTCGAGAACCAGCGCCAGCAGGGCGAGGAGTACGGCGAGGGCGGTGCACGTGGTGTGCGCGGCCCGCAGGACGTCGATCATGCCGTCGGCCGCGGCGTCGGCCTGTTCCTCGGAGCGGATGCGCAGTTCGCCGACCGCGGCGTCGTCGGTGACGCGCGGCACCAGGGACCGCAGGGTCCGCACGTCCAGGCCCGGGCCGTACAGCAGCAGTGAGGTTCCCTCGAAGTCGTCGGCCCCGATGGCCGCGAGGTCGCGGTTGTCGGTGAGCAGGAGTCGTTCACGGGGCGGGGTCGTGCCGCGGACGGGGCCGAGCGCCGCGTCCTGGCGTACGTCCTCGGGGAGTCCGCCGACGACACGCAGGCGCAGTTCTCTGCCGTGGGAGGTGATGGTGAGCAGGTCGCCGGTGCGGGCTCCGGTGGCCAGGACCCGGATGTCCTTGCCGGTCCGTGGGCCGGTGAGTCCGGCGGTGTCGAGCGCGCGTGCCGCCGGTGAGTCGGGGGCCGCCGCCCGGAGTCGGGCGCCGTCGACGCCGACGAGGCTCGCGACGCCGTACCGGTTGCCGCTGGTCGCGCTCGTCGGGTCGACGCGCAACTGCCGTACGTCGACCGTGTGGTCCACCCCTCGCACCTGGGCGAGCCGCTCGGCGATGTCGGGGTTGCGGCCCGCGCCGAGGTAGGAGGCGTCGGCTCCGACCTGCCACGCGGCGGCGGTCCGGCGCCCGTCCGCCAGGGTCCCGGCCACCAGGCCGCCGAAGACCGCTCCGGCCAGCGTCACCACCAGGACCAGCAGCGCGAGTGCCCGGGCGGGCGCCTCCTTCGCGGCCCGGGAGAGCGCGACGAGTGTCACGACACCGCGCCGCCTTGCCGACCAGCGCGCCAGGATCCGTACGGGCAGCGGATAGCAGCGCACCAGGACGGCGACGGTGGCCAGTCCCAGGAGCGCGGGCACGGCGGCGAGCAGCGGGTCGGGACCGGCGTCGCCGGCCGTACCCCGGGTCCGCAGCGCGAACACACCGGCCGCGGCGAGAAGCAGTACCGCCGCCTCGGCGACGAGGCGGCGCCCTGCCGC is a genomic window of Streptomyces sp. NBC_00414 containing:
- the sigK gene encoding ECF RNA polymerase sigma factor SigK, coding for MGRVALGDEQAFASVYDAVVGPVLGVVRAVLRDRAQSEEVAQEVLVEVWRTAPRFRSDRGTVINWVLTMAHQRAVDRVRSVEAAVARDQKAARLEPKSEYDEVTEQVEARLEREQVRRCLRTLTDIQRQSVDLAYYRGLTYREVAEVLALPLGTVKTRLRDGLIRLRDCLGVTA
- a CDS encoding alpha/beta hydrolase, with amino-acid sequence MTVHEQASTADPAGAHAPALAVRHLPRSPRAAVVFLHGGRADSRARSRPWHLAALRMKPVVRAVAHAIPDDDVLLAEVRYRVRGWNGGDADSLRDARRALDELRRIAPDVPVVLVGHSMGGRAALRAAGAPQVRGVLALAPWCPDGEPVAQLRDKEVVVLHGDRDRVTDPRLSKAFVHRARAVGCRASFVGMAGGDHAMLRHTGEWHRVAASTALEMLPPATGASAHGTRCRPDRPSPRR
- a CDS encoding ABC transporter ATP-binding protein — translated: MNDLRRLEERARDARRTHADADDALVVCDNLVRVYRTDEVEVQALQGLDLVVEEGECMALVGASGSGKSTLLSILSGLDLPTAGRARVAGHDLLALRRRERLGYRRHTVGFVWQQTGRNLLPYLTALENVALPMKYLRVPRRKRAARAAELLDVLGVAYCRDRRPAELSGGEQQRVAVAVATANAPRVLLADEPTGELDTASGEEVFAALRRANEELGATVLVVTHDPLVSGQVRRTVRIRDGRTSTETLRGPGGGGAEEYTVLDRAGRLQLPRDHVERYGLRGRVRLTAEPDHVGIWPDRAAHSTDSDSDSDSDSDSDSDSGPGSGSEPGSGSEPGSGPGSDVGSTSRPSV
- a CDS encoding VOC family protein: MDRTTSCHLFALSFDASRPASLARFWSGVLGWETVDEPHDGIALLPSDDTGFRLRFLPSQEEKVGQNRMHFDLTSTSLEDQRQTVERALGLGAQHIDIGQLPEEKHVVLADPEGNEFCVIEPGNNFLADCGFIGALACDGSQEVGYFWSEALGWPLVWDQDQETAIRSPHGGPKITWGGPPLLPRTGRDRLRFDLAPAVHGDREAEVDRLLSLGAKRIDTGQGETSGEITGEISGEITGDISGVAMADPDGNEFRVLTPR
- a CDS encoding FtsX-like permease family protein, producing MREVRADLPLLVCLAVLVALLTAVAAAGPTLLDRLAGRALASRLELEQRAEPGIQLSAQFEPATSTDSEAWATELDEDLLPVTEVLADAAPDTLNGGLVHDSTRVALPTLDTVTAAGKVGLGLVYASDAPGRRAYTEGRPPAPHDEQRVEIALSTRTRDALRLRLGQQLPLSPGALENVQATAVVVGFFTTEGADASGSDRLWREQPALTRAARHPPRGAAGLDWEARALVAPGTVTDLQAQSGAPLTATWGMRLDLDTGTAARFADDQGQRELQRLLTTYPDDARSVFCGDIADFGGMYCEIGPHPASTLRDSTHLPETLTDFGRQWRQGRVVISFALASLLVVGLLAAAVTALLAVRRGLDAHRLQRARGASATGLALARAAQTAPAVLLGVVTGIAAARSLPDPAPAYRQGLLVAALVWLLLPALTWHALRERAVRTGHDPTPYAAGRRLVAEAAVLLLAAAGVFALRTRGTAGDAGPDPLLAAVPALLGLATVAVLVRCYPLPVRILARWSARRRGVVTLVALSRAAKEAPARALALLVLVVTLAGAVFGGLVAGTLADGRRTAAAWQVGADASYLGAGRNPDIAERLAQVRGVDHTVDVRQLRVDPTSATSGNRYGVASLVGVDGARLRAAAPDSPAARALDTAGLTGPRTGKDIRVLATGARTGDLLTITSHGRELRLRVVGGLPEDVRQDAALGPVRGTTPPRERLLLTDNRDLAAIGADDFEGTSLLLYGPGLDVRTLRSLVPRVTDDAAVGELRIRSEEQADAAADGMIDVLRAAHTTCTALAVLLALLALVLELLLSAPARGRTTAYLRTLGLGDRATSGLHLLQLLPMVLAAVTGGIALGLTLPALLGPALDLREFTGGPAAPTPHPDLLLTAALGAGVGALVFAAVGVETWIGRRRGLGAVLRLGRNGD
- a CDS encoding anti-sigma factor, with amino-acid sequence MSTADLHTLTGAYALHALSDEEREAFERHLRECEPCAQETAELSATAARLGLAVSVTPRPVVRERVLQQITTVRQEASGGPTLPRRARAKRRGRPVSRWALAACLAAAAALGGTAVWQHERAEDALEQARRADRGATGIAAVLTAPDARSRTVKLAGGATGTVVVSDSRDRAVFMASGMTEPPRGKVYQLWFDDGGTMRSAGLMDPARTSQAVLMRGAVDGASGMGVTVEPEGGSEEPTSTPLALLSLPA